The Oryza glaberrima chromosome 5, OglaRS2, whole genome shotgun sequence DNA segment ccttttccCTTCCCCTTCTTCGCGTCAAGTTTGGCTTGGACACGAGCTGCTGCAGCAGCCTTCGCTTcttccctcttctttttctcttcctccttgGTGGCAGCAGCTAGCTCTCGCTGCTTCTTTAGTTCCCTAAGGAAATTCATGTATTCCGCAGATATTAGTCTTCATAGCTCAAGAAGGTAGAAAATAAGCAATTATCTCGAGATAATTTCACAGGCAATCAGCATAACAGTTGATTCCATAAAGTGATTACTGCATTCCTCCTAACTCCTACCTCTCCAGCATTATAGTTTTGACTAAATTATGATGCATGTGATATATTAACCAGTTTTCTGTATCTTGTACAGCTGTGCTATTTAACATAATAACTGGGAACTTCATATTGTAATCATAACAAGAAGACATTTGAAAACATCTTACTCTAGCCTGGCTTTCTCATCAGAAACACTGCCCAGGCTTGAACCTTTCCTAGGCCTACAAGCCACTAACTCCACCTCAAAAATGAGTGTTGCACTGCAAAGACAAAGCTGATTCAATTATAGACACCAGGAACTCAAATTTGCATCGCATAGGAGAAATAGCAACAGACTTGGGTGGAATCTCTGGCGGCGACCCTGCACTTCCGTATGCGTATTCTGGCTTGCATGTTATTTTTGCAACTTCACCAACCTTCAATATTCCAATATGTCACTCCATATCAGCAAAATCTTTGAAAGAATCAGAACGAGCTAGCAATAAGAATTTAGAAGTTTTATACCTTCATAGTTCTTAAAGCTATATCCCATGCTTTAATGACAGCTCCTTGCccaatttcaaatgaaaaaatagaGTTGTCTTCATGAGTGGTGTCGAAAACTTCACCATTTTCAGCGAGTGTGCCTTCATAATGAACTGTGAAAGGATATAAATGTAAGTGGGCTAAGTATTGTGTTATGTCTTGTATTATGCACATACTCAATTACTAGTAATATACATAAATAGTTTTACACATCGACATGACAAACGAAACACAGGCATTCACTGTGTGGTACTGTCACTGATAAAAAGAGTGGAAACACGGCTGAATGAGAAATTATTAGGATTTAGGACCAATTAACCAACTTATAAATGTAACTCAACTGCCTAGAGATTGCCTAATCAAGCAGAAGGAATTTCATGGAAATGATTGGATTgagaaataaatatatgaaCTGCAGTACCATCAACCAAGGGAAGACTATCAGTTGGAGCTATAGCATCATCCTTTGCTTTTCTGACCACCGTCTTAAGAACACCTCCATCCCCAGTTAAATCTGCAACCTCTGCCATGACCTTGCTATGCTATCAAAGCTCCAAAGGAGATCCTGGGTGATTATTCATCATAGTATTAGAGTATGTATTATAACAGATCCAATCTTCATCAAATCATAAAGTACAGGCATCTAGAAAATTGGGGGAAAAATCACTTTCTCCACTTATTTAAATTCACTGCTTTCACAATTTCAAGCCAATATAAAGGTGCCCCGTACTTTCAAGTTGAACCTTAGCGTTCCAGAATTCCACAGAAGAGGACACCACAGCTAATGACCTTTAACTTGAAGAGGGACAGCTGTGGAAATATCCTAACCAAACGTTGGTAATCAAGCATGACACTCATTCTGCACTCCCCACAGCAGCATAATCAGGTTTGTCACTTTCCTTTTCTGAAGGAAAACACATAGACCAATCCCAGTCTCTCCTAAATACACCCAATCCAACTATCGCCTAACTGGGACTGCATTGATGCAACCAAAAGGTTGCCACTGCTGTGGACGTGTGATCAGACGTTGctgctcctccccaaccaacaAACCTAATACAGACCTACACCTTCTAGCATTCCATGCGTGTTATCATGATACAGAACCGCGAATCCCTCGTTGCAAAGTTCCATCGGGCATCATTCGGGGCAGTAAAACAAGCCGGATAGACCAAACAGCGGGGGTCTCGCGGCATATACCCTCACGGAAGATCGCTCGCGAAATCGAACTGTTCAAGCTCGTACACCAGATTGGAACACGCCCGAATCGAAAAGAGCCAATCGAGCCAGCTGGGGGGCAACAGCAGACACGTACCGCGAGAGCGCTCCCAAGGCGGGCGCTAGGATAGCTCGCCGCCCCCCACCGGAGAAGccctcgccggctcgccgccgcccgcgggaGAACCGAGCAAtcgccgtctcgtcgcctctctctctctctctctctctctctctctctctcgattaTTCGCGAGATTTGGAAGATAGTGATGCGAATGGGATGCCTCCCCGTAGCGGTGGATGTCTCGACACTCGACTCTCGACTCGAGCAGTGATGATGCCTGCTGAGTGGTGGGCCATGGGAGAAAGTACGGGTGGGAATATTCGTATGGGCTTTGGGGCCTTGAGTAGTGAGACACGGCCCACTATGGAAGTTCGCGACCTAACTCCTAAGGCTAAATTCACGGCCCATCTTGAGAGGTGTGCTATGAAACTGAACTGAACTTTTGGCCTGTCCATGGGTACGGGCAGGTATTTGACGCCTTGCTAAGGCTGTGCTTAgattcaaacttctaactttttccatcacattaatctgtcatacacacataacttttcagtcacatcgtatcaattttaacccaaactttcaactttgcaAAGAATTAAACACAGTCTAAGTTGCTAGACAAAAGGCCTGAACTTTTTTTCCCGTGCGTAAGACGATTTGGATAGAATGTACAGTGCACTTTACTACTCTCTATCCAAAATAAGACTACAAATCTGGATCGTCTTAGAATAGTTACATTCTTATCTAGATACCTAggtgcacttattttgggattgaGGAAATATATAACAGTGGCCAGGTATAACGGCAAAATGGTGAATCTAGAACAAAAATTATCAGGTATCTATACGCATACTTAACATgtagggcttgttcactttgctaaCATTCTCAAcattaccaagttttggcattaccaaattttggtaaggttgccaaaattttggcaagttacaaattttggtaagattttACGtgtacttactaaaatttggcaacaaactaaatgtagccacttttttataactttaccaaaaaaaaaaggtaaggttgaaaatgttagcaaagtgaacaagcctgTATAATAGGCATTAGAGGTGGAGTAATTTGCAGTGATAACACCTGTCCTGTGTACTAAGGTTAACGTGGCTttgcccccgcccccgccgatATACCTGCcgtccaaaaagaaaaagtttgggCTTTGAATCTCTATATAGGCTATGTTCAAATTCataagtatttttcttttttttaaacagaggAGCAGACTAAGGTTGTAAAAGTACACCTTTTTCTTATCTTGTCCTACTGTCCGAAGAAGCTAGTCTGTGGACTGTGATGGCTGGGCTGGCAAGTTGCTGCCGATGGCAACAGGCTGCTCAGGTACGGACGTGTCGTTTAGGGTGCGACGATTGACGAttcacgacgacgacgactgtgCTGTGCTCAACAGTGCAGACGCTCAGCTGCAGCATGCAGAGCCATAGCTGGCCTGATCAGAACAGTAAAGCAACGGCGCTCGATCTGCTCTTGGCCGGCCTCTCACAAGTTGTGAATTGAAACCTGCGTGATTTCAATTCGTTTCTGTAACGTCAAGAAGAACTAGAAAGAAAATGTACAAATACGAACCGAGAGAACGaggcatatatataattacagaGAATGTATATGAGGAGTACGTAGTTTCACATATTTCGTCCCTTACATTTTCCATCTAGCAATGCAATACACTTTTTTTTCGAACTCCATTTAGCAATACATATATAGAGCTCCCCTGTGCTACGGACGTGGTTGCATTTCTCTCGATCGGAACGTGAAGAGAATTAAGCAGAAGAGAGACCGGCTTAAGCTTGTAAAAAATGTACGGTCAGAGGTAGTCGACGTCGCGCCAGCACGCGAGCATGGTGACGCAGCGGCGCACGATGTAGAGCCGCGCGCGCTGCTCCTTCACGAGACGCGCGCACCGTCgcgggaacgacgacgacggcggcggcggcggcgagcaggatgCCTGATGCCTGCTGCCATTGCCGGCTTCCGAGCCGGCGCCCGCGGTTCTCCCGATCCTCTTCTTGCACGGCTCCCTGCGCTTGACGCCCTGATCCTCCGCCCGCGACTCCATCGCCTCCATGGACGAGACcaaacgcgcgcgcgcgcgcggccttCTGCTTGGTGCGCGTGAGCTCAGTTAGTGTTGTGATCAGTGGAGAGCGCCGCGGGTGAAATCAAGCGATCGATCAGCTATAAATAGCTCGCGGCGAGATGGGTGGCAAACTGGCAATGCTACCTAGCTCTCGGCAAGGAAGCGacttgtagctagctagctatagctatagcGAGTTCTGCATCGTGCGTTTATcttggcaaaattggttatatagcatcgaaagttcacgtttttttttatagcaccgaaagttaccggttcactttaataacacccaaagttcaccatattcccatttttaacactttcATCAATTCTCGATcattttccgtccgtcttgatccaACCACACACACgaaatagcacccaaagttcaccatgtttccatttttaacacttccgtcaattctcgatcattttccgtccgtcttgatccaaccacacacacgatatgacgtttctacccctcacaagtacaagtataatgcatgtcaatgaggggtagaaatgtcatatcatgtgtgtggctggatcaataacAATCAAGACGGACGGCAAAATTGACAgaagtgctaaaaatgggaaTATGGTGAACTTTGGATACTATTAAAGTGAAacggtaactttcggtgctatgaaacaaaaaacgtgaactttcgatgctatataaccaattttacCAATCTTATATATCACGGAGATCATCGCGGAGTGGAGGTGTGTGGTGTTGCACGCATCGCGTGCAGTGCAGGACCTTTGGTATATGTCCCACCGGCCGGGGCCTTTTGTAATTGTATCAGTATGTATTGTAGTACTAGTTTGTACACGTGCGAGTACTACCTTTTTTTAGTTGGAAGTATCTAGACATCACAAGCGCctgaaattttcaaaaagaaaaatcctgtTCTTTAGATGACAATACAATGATTCTAGTTACTCCCATGTAAAAAAAACGTTGAATGATAAATTATTGTAACCTAcgaatatttataaaattatatgaaataaa contains these protein-coding regions:
- the LOC127774012 gene encoding peptidyl-prolyl cis-trans isomerase FKBP20-1, translating into MAEVADLTGDGGVLKTVVRKAKDDAIAPTDSLPLVDVHYEGTLAENGEVFDTTHEDNSIFSFEIGQGAVIKAWDIALRTMKVGEVAKITCKPEYAYGSAGSPPEIPPNATLIFEVELVACRPRKGSSLGSVSDEKARLEELKKQRELAAATKEEEKKKREEAKAAAAARVQAKLDAKKGKGKGKGK
- the LOC127772711 gene encoding small polypeptide DEVIL 11-like, yielding MEAMESRAEDQGVKRREPCKKRIGRTAGAGSEAGNGSRHQASCSPPPPPSSSFPRRCARLVKEQRARLYIVRRCVTMLACWRDVDYL